A region from the uncultured Bacteroides sp. genome encodes:
- the rpsR gene encoding 30S ribosomal protein S18: MAQQNQSEIRYLTPPSVDVKKKKYCRFKKNGIKYIDYKDPEFLKKFLNEQGKILPRRITGTSLKFQRRIAQAVKRARHLALLPFVTDMMK; encoded by the coding sequence ATGGCACAACAAAATCAATCAGAGATTAGATACTTAACTCCGCCTTCAGTAGACGTAAAGAAGAAAAAATACTGCCGTTTTAAAAAGAACGGAATTAAGTACATTGACTATAAAGATCCTGAATTTTTGAAGAAATTTCTGAACGAACAAGGGAAAATTCTTCCACGTCGTATAACAGGCACTTCTCTGAAATTTCAGCGTAGAATTGCACAGGCAGTGAAGAGAGCACGCCATCTGGCGCTACTTCCATTTGTTACTGACATGATGAAATAA
- the rpsF gene encoding 30S ribosomal protein S6: MNQYETVFILTPVLSDVQMKEAVEKFKSILQEEGAEIINEENWGLKKLAYPIQKKSTGFYQLLEFKAEPTVIDKLEVNFRRDERVIRFLTFRMDKYAAEYAAKRRNVKLTKKEGN, encoded by the coding sequence ATGAATCAATACGAAACCGTTTTCATTTTAACTCCCGTTTTGTCTGATGTCCAGATGAAGGAAGCGGTAGAAAAATTCAAAAGTATCCTTCAGGAAGAAGGTGCTGAAATCATTAATGAGGAAAACTGGGGGCTGAAGAAATTGGCCTATCCAATTCAGAAGAAATCAACAGGATTTTACCAATTACTTGAGTTCAAGGCTGAACCTACAGTGATTGATAAGCTGGAAGTAAATTTCCGTCGTGATGAACGTGTTATCCGTTTCTTAACTTTTAGAATGGATAAATATGCTGCTGAATATGCTGCTAAGAGAAGAAATGTGAAATTAACTAAAAAGGAGGGCAATTAA
- a CDS encoding MarR family transcriptional regulator yields the protein MIEQFNFDIRLIFAILNGKVSAAINRKLYRNFRQKGLEISPEQWTVLLFLWEKDGVTQQELCNATFKDKPSMTRLIDNMERQHLVVRISDKNDRRTNLIHLTKTGKELEEDARIIANKTLKEALHDITIEELRISQEVLRKIFFNTKD from the coding sequence ATGATAGAACAGTTCAACTTTGACATCAGATTAATCTTTGCTATATTAAATGGCAAAGTATCGGCTGCCATTAACCGAAAGCTTTATAGAAATTTCCGACAGAAAGGTCTGGAAATCAGCCCGGAGCAGTGGACAGTCTTGCTATTCTTATGGGAAAAAGACGGGGTTACCCAACAAGAGTTGTGTAATGCAACTTTCAAAGACAAACCAAGCATGACTCGCCTTATTGATAACATGGAGCGACAGCACTTGGTCGTTCGCATATCAGATAAAAATGATCGCCGCACAAATCTCATCCACCTAACCAAGACTGGAAAAGAATTAGAAGAAGACGCCCGTATCATTGCTAATAAAACGCTAAAGGAAGCACTACACGATATCACAATAGAAGAACTACGTATAAGCCAGGAAGTATTAAGAAAAATATTTTTCAACACGAAAGACTAA
- a CDS encoding response regulator transcription factor has product MDEKLRILLCEDDENLGMLLREYLQAKGYSAELYPDGEAGYKAFLKNKYDLCVFDVMMPKKDGFTLAQEVRAANAEIPIIFLTAKTLKEDILEGFKIGADDYITKPFSMEELTFRIEAILRRVRGKKNKESNVYKIGKFSFDTQKQILSTDGKQTKLTTKESELLGLLCAHANEILQRDFALKTIWIDDNYFNARSMDVYITKLRKHLKEDESIEIINIHGKGYKLITPENEL; this is encoded by the coding sequence ATGGACGAGAAACTGCGTATTTTACTATGCGAGGATGATGAAAATCTTGGCATGCTTTTGAGAGAATATTTACAGGCAAAGGGTTATTCTGCTGAACTGTATCCTGATGGCGAAGCCGGATATAAAGCTTTTCTGAAGAATAAATATGATCTGTGTGTTTTTGATGTTATGATGCCCAAGAAAGATGGTTTTACTTTGGCGCAAGAAGTTCGTGCTGCGAATGCTGAAATACCTATTATCTTTTTGACGGCTAAAACACTAAAAGAAGATATACTTGAAGGGTTCAAGATCGGAGCGGATGATTATATCACGAAGCCGTTTAGTATGGAAGAACTGACCTTCAGAATAGAGGCTATCCTAAGACGTGTTCGTGGGAAGAAAAACAAAGAAAGCAATGTCTATAAAATAGGTAAGTTCTCTTTTGACACACAGAAACAGATTTTATCTACAGATGGGAAGCAAACGAAGCTTACAACAAAAGAGTCTGAGTTACTAGGCTTGCTTTGTGCACATGCAAATGAAATACTGCAACGTGATTTTGCTTTGAAAACAATCTGGATTGATGATAATTACTTTAATGCCCGTAGTATGGATGTTTATATTACTAAATTGCGTAAACATCTAAAAGAGGATGAATCTATTGAGATTATTAATATTCATGGAAAAGGCTATAAACTGATTACTCCTGAGAATGAGTTATGA
- a CDS encoding HAMP domain-containing sensor histidine kinase — protein MKKSTIWILGIVMGLSFLGLLYLQVSYIEEIVKMRNEQFDESVKRSLYQVSKNVEYDETQRWLEKDVSETERQALTQSSTPQKNDLVQQTQRYTVTAKDGSMYSAFELKTITTKPSALPKAMISRRHGTNTIPQTSRTLQEVIKNRYLYQRFLLDEVVWQMLYRASDKSLEERVNFKNLDQYLKSELINNGIDIPYHFTVIDKDGREVYRCSDYDDKGSESSYSQILFPNDPPARMSIVKVHFPAKRDYIFDSISFMIPSMVFTLVLLITFIFTIYIVFRQKKLTEMKNDFINNMTHEFKTPISTISLAAQMLMDPVVGKSPQMFQHISGVINDETKRLRFQVEKVLQMSMFDKQKATLKMKELDANEMISGVINTFTLKVERYNGKITSNLDAANAIIFADEMHITNVIFNLMDNAVKYKKAEEDLLLNVSTWNEQGKLMISVQDNGIGIKKENLKKVFDKFYRVHTGNLHDVKGFGLGLAYVNKIIQDHKGSIRAESELNVGTKFIIALPLLKNE, from the coding sequence GTAACGAGCAATTTGATGAATCTGTAAAACGTAGCTTATATCAGGTTTCAAAGAATGTAGAATATGATGAGACACAGCGTTGGTTGGAAAAAGATGTTTCTGAAACCGAAAGGCAGGCTCTCACTCAGTCTTCCACGCCTCAGAAAAATGATTTGGTTCAACAAACACAGCGATATACGGTTACTGCAAAGGATGGATCAATGTATTCCGCCTTTGAATTAAAAACTATAACAACTAAACCTTCTGCATTGCCCAAAGCAATGATTTCCCGCAGGCATGGGACTAATACGATACCCCAAACTTCGCGAACATTGCAGGAAGTTATAAAAAATAGGTATTTGTATCAACGTTTCTTGCTTGACGAGGTTGTTTGGCAGATGTTATACAGGGCCAGTGATAAATCACTTGAAGAGCGAGTGAATTTTAAGAATTTGGATCAGTATCTCAAGTCGGAACTTATAAATAACGGAATTGATATACCTTATCATTTTACTGTTATAGATAAGGATGGACGAGAGGTTTATCGCTGTTCTGATTACGATGATAAAGGTAGTGAAAGCTCATATAGCCAGATTCTCTTTCCAAATGACCCGCCTGCAAGGATGAGTATAGTGAAAGTACATTTTCCGGCAAAGAGAGATTATATTTTTGATTCAATAAGCTTTATGATACCTTCTATGGTTTTCACTTTGGTGCTATTGATAACATTTATATTCACTATCTATATTGTATTCAGGCAGAAGAAACTTACGGAAATGAAGAATGATTTCATCAATAATATGACGCATGAGTTTAAGACTCCTATATCAACGATTTCTTTAGCTGCACAAATGTTAATGGATCCGGTTGTAGGGAAATCTCCCCAAATGTTTCAACATATCTCAGGGGTAATAAATGATGAAACAAAACGTTTAAGGTTTCAGGTTGAAAAAGTTCTCCAAATGTCGATGTTTGATAAGCAGAAGGCTACTTTAAAGATGAAAGAGTTGGATGCGAATGAAATGATTTCCGGGGTTATAAATACCTTTACCTTAAAAGTGGAACGCTACAATGGAAAGATAACTTCTAATTTGGATGCTGCCAATGCTATCATTTTTGCTGATGAAATGCATATTACTAATGTTATTTTTAATTTGATGGATAATGCCGTAAAATATAAAAAAGCGGAAGAGGATTTATTATTGAATGTCAGTACATGGAATGAACAAGGCAAATTGATGATTTCGGTACAAGATAATGGCATTGGTATTAAAAAAGAAAACTTAAAAAAAGTATTTGATAAATTTTATCGCGTGCATACAGGTAATCTGCATGATGTAAAAGGATTCGGATTGGGTTTGGCTTATGTGAATAAAATTATTCAAGATCATAAAGGCTCTATTAGAGCAGAAAGTGAACTGAATGTTGGTACTAAATTTATAATTGCATTACCTTTATTAAAAAATGAATGA